One Brevibacterium spongiae DNA segment encodes these proteins:
- a CDS encoding alpha/beta fold hydrolase: protein MKYPARPATTPPQLPEWDPAWSRIVEAPTSDGTHAFHVLDTLPALRAAGVEPEGTIVALHGNPTWSYLWRRLARATVEAARSGGRVWRLIAPDQLEMGFSERLAHAAMPTPKSAEVRRISDRISDFDAVVTTLFAEVAGSAAAADRSACSESSEGPESHPIVTIGHDWGGVLSLGWASRNTDIVSAAISLNTAVHQPEDAPVPAPLRATLAGPMLPTATVLTDWFLRVTLNLGDLDAETKAAFNAPYQSAQERWAIGNFVADIPVDANHPSDPELQRIGADIAAFDKPALLVWGPKDPVFLERYLRDLRQRLPQADVHRFETASHLVSEDHDVAGLVLDWLDAQFGTSADTTTGSADGTTPKGTPAPSGTAASAKDSASDSDADAAPVRAVTAILDARRDDETIASVDFAQNPAQQITWRHLWHVTTSIANGLLDLGVKPGDRVSMLVPPGNNLTAALYACLKIGAVAVVADAGLGPKGMTRAVTSADPQWIIGELPGLTLARAFGWPGRRISVSPLGPVRSRMFNTETSLTALSKTAHRAELPTPAPGDYAAILFTSGSTGPAKGVRYTHRDISSLAAVLTRTFNVTEGTGLVAGFPPFALLGPAIGATSVTPDMSVTKPKTLTATAIADAIIAGRATMVFASPAAYTNVAATASAMDEQQRAACAQVELVLSAGAPVPLPLMDAIAEVFPNASIHSPYGMTEGLLLTDIDRAGVAEADATGGLGVCVGRPIDGVELALAPIDDSGDSADELIQGAQAANRLGEFVVSAAHIKSGYDNLWRTTADSARDDLHGLTWHRTNDIGHIDDAGRIWLEGRLQHVVTTARGPVGPGGLEALIDTDAEVSRSAVVGIGPAGTQALVAVLDAEATSLTPGVAPLDLTARLREQVLEVSGHDLTAVLVAPEFPTDIRHNSKIDRSRLAAWADGVLAGGTVRGRV, encoded by the coding sequence ATGAAATATCCTGCACGGCCGGCCACGACTCCCCCGCAGCTGCCCGAGTGGGACCCCGCCTGGTCCCGTATCGTCGAGGCTCCGACCTCCGATGGGACGCATGCGTTCCACGTGCTCGACACCCTGCCGGCCCTGCGCGCGGCCGGGGTGGAACCGGAAGGCACGATCGTCGCCCTTCACGGCAACCCGACCTGGTCGTACCTGTGGCGTCGGCTGGCCCGAGCCACCGTCGAGGCCGCCCGCTCCGGCGGTCGTGTGTGGCGTCTCATCGCCCCCGACCAGTTGGAGATGGGCTTCTCCGAACGCCTCGCCCACGCGGCGATGCCCACCCCGAAATCCGCCGAGGTGCGTCGGATCTCCGACCGCATCAGTGATTTCGATGCCGTCGTCACGACCCTGTTCGCCGAGGTGGCCGGCAGTGCCGCTGCCGCTGACCGTTCCGCGTGTTCCGAGAGCTCCGAGGGCCCCGAGTCCCACCCGATCGTGACGATCGGCCATGACTGGGGCGGCGTGCTCTCACTCGGCTGGGCTTCCCGCAACACCGATATCGTGTCCGCGGCGATCAGCCTCAACACGGCCGTCCACCAGCCCGAGGACGCCCCGGTGCCCGCGCCGCTGCGTGCGACCCTGGCCGGGCCGATGCTGCCGACGGCCACCGTCCTCACCGACTGGTTCCTGCGCGTGACGCTGAACCTCGGCGACCTCGATGCCGAGACCAAGGCCGCGTTCAACGCCCCGTACCAGTCCGCGCAGGAGCGGTGGGCGATCGGCAACTTCGTCGCCGACATCCCCGTCGATGCGAACCACCCGTCGGATCCCGAGCTGCAGCGCATCGGTGCGGACATCGCTGCCTTCGACAAACCCGCGCTGCTCGTCTGGGGACCGAAGGACCCGGTGTTCCTCGAACGCTATCTGCGGGATCTGCGGCAGCGCCTGCCGCAGGCCGATGTGCACCGTTTCGAGACCGCCTCTCACCTCGTCAGCGAAGACCACGACGTCGCAGGTCTCGTCCTCGATTGGCTGGATGCGCAGTTCGGCACGTCCGCGGACACGACGACGGGCTCGGCCGACGGGACCACACCGAAGGGAACACCCGCGCCCTCGGGCACGGCCGCCTCGGCGAAGGATTCGGCATCCGATTCCGACGCGGATGCCGCGCCCGTCCGCGCGGTGACCGCGATCCTCGATGCGCGTCGTGATGACGAAACGATCGCCTCGGTGGACTTCGCCCAGAACCCGGCCCAGCAGATCACGTGGCGGCACCTGTGGCATGTGACGACGTCGATCGCGAACGGGCTGCTCGACCTCGGTGTGAAGCCCGGCGACCGGGTGTCCATGCTCGTTCCGCCCGGCAACAACCTCACCGCCGCGCTCTACGCGTGCCTGAAGATCGGCGCGGTCGCCGTCGTCGCAGACGCCGGACTCGGCCCGAAGGGGATGACCCGGGCGGTCACCTCGGCGGATCCGCAGTGGATCATCGGCGAACTGCCCGGCCTCACCCTGGCCCGGGCCTTCGGCTGGCCCGGCCGACGGATCTCCGTCAGTCCGCTCGGCCCCGTGCGCTCGCGCATGTTCAACACCGAGACGAGCCTGACCGCACTGTCGAAGACCGCGCACCGCGCCGAGCTGCCGACCCCGGCGCCCGGCGACTACGCCGCGATCCTCTTCACCTCCGGATCGACCGGACCGGCCAAGGGCGTGCGGTACACGCACCGGGACATCTCGTCACTGGCAGCCGTGCTGACCAGGACCTTCAACGTCACGGAAGGCACCGGTCTGGTCGCCGGATTCCCACCCTTCGCGCTGTTGGGTCCGGCCATCGGAGCCACCTCGGTGACTCCGGACATGTCCGTGACGAAGCCGAAGACGCTCACGGCCACCGCGATCGCCGATGCGATCATCGCGGGACGGGCGACCATGGTCTTCGCCTCCCCTGCCGCATACACGAACGTCGCCGCCACCGCCTCGGCGATGGACGAACAGCAGCGGGCCGCCTGCGCCCAGGTCGAGCTCGTGCTCTCGGCCGGGGCACCCGTGCCGCTTCCGCTCATGGATGCCATCGCCGAGGTGTTCCCGAACGCCTCCATCCACTCCCCCTACGGCATGACCGAGGGTCTCCTGCTCACCGACATCGACCGGGCAGGTGTGGCCGAGGCCGATGCGACGGGCGGGCTCGGAGTGTGCGTCGGCAGACCCATCGACGGCGTCGAACTCGCCCTGGCCCCCATCGACGACTCCGGTGACTCCGCCGACGAGCTGATCCAGGGTGCGCAGGCTGCGAACCGCTTGGGCGAATTCGTCGTCAGCGCCGCTCACATCAAATCCGGCTACGACAATCTCTGGCGCACCACCGCCGATTCGGCCCGCGATGATCTGCATGGCCTGACCTGGCACCGCACGAACGACATCGGCCACATCGACGATGCCGGTCGCATCTGGCTCGAGGGCCGACTGCAGCATGTGGTCACCACCGCACGCGGGCCCGTGGGCCCCGGAGGCCTCGAGGCGCTCATCGACACCGATGCCGAGGTCAGCCGCAGTGCCGTCGTCGGCATCGGCCCGGCCGGCACACAGGCCCTCGTGGCCGTGCTCGATGCCGAGGCCACCTCGCTGACCCCCGGAGTGGCGCCCTTGGACCTCACCGCCAGGCTGCGTGAGCAGGTGCTGGAAGTCAGCGGTCACGACCTGACCGCGGTGCTCGTCGCGCCCGAGTTCCCCACAGACATCCGTCACAACTCGAAGATCGACCGGTCGCGCCTGGCCGCATGGGCCGACGGCGTCCTCGCCGGCGGCACCGTGCGCGGCAGAGTCTGA
- a CDS encoding NAD-dependent epimerase/dehydratase family protein — MRITVTGASGLLGSSVARALVSAGHEVTTLQRRPSGVDGATDVLGSVTDQASVEKAVTGAEAVVHLAAKVSMMGDPKDFEAVNIGGTRTLVDAARAAGVSRLVHISSPSVAHTGESIIGDGAGPAAPEFASGEYARTKGAGERIALGADAPDFRVLVLRPHLMWGPGDTQLTERIIDRARAGRMPVLGSGAALVDTLFVDNAVEAIVAAVSAVDTTHGEALVVTNGQPRPIGELMSRIAIAGGAAEPKLRIPVAPALVAGSLVEKVWELGEHDDEPPLTRFLAEQLSTAHWFDQRRTQEVLGWRPRISVEEGLEILAAHYA, encoded by the coding sequence GTGAGAATCACCGTCACGGGAGCCTCAGGGCTGCTCGGTTCGTCCGTCGCCCGCGCGCTCGTGTCCGCAGGTCACGAGGTCACGACCCTGCAGCGCCGCCCCTCCGGGGTCGACGGGGCCACCGACGTGCTGGGTTCGGTGACCGATCAGGCGTCGGTCGAGAAGGCCGTCACCGGCGCCGAGGCGGTCGTGCACTTGGCCGCGAAGGTCTCGATGATGGGAGATCCCAAGGATTTCGAGGCCGTGAACATCGGCGGCACCCGCACGCTCGTCGACGCGGCTCGCGCAGCTGGCGTGTCGCGCCTGGTCCACATCTCCTCACCGTCGGTGGCGCATACGGGTGAATCGATCATCGGTGACGGTGCCGGTCCGGCCGCTCCGGAGTTCGCCAGCGGCGAGTACGCGAGGACGAAAGGCGCCGGTGAACGCATCGCCCTGGGCGCGGATGCACCTGACTTCCGGGTGCTGGTTCTGCGTCCGCACCTCATGTGGGGTCCCGGTGACACACAGCTGACCGAACGGATCATCGACCGCGCGCGTGCGGGACGGATGCCTGTGCTCGGTTCGGGAGCCGCCCTCGTCGACACCCTGTTCGTCGACAATGCCGTCGAGGCGATCGTTGCCGCAGTCTCCGCTGTCGACACCACGCACGGTGAGGCCCTGGTGGTGACGAACGGTCAGCCGCGTCCGATCGGTGAACTGATGTCACGCATTGCGATCGCCGGCGGCGCAGCCGAGCCGAAGCTGCGCATCCCGGTGGCTCCGGCATTGGTCGCGGGCTCGCTGGTCGAGAAGGTGTGGGAGCTCGGCGAACACGATGACGAACCTCCCTTGACCCGGTTCCTCGCCGAACAGCTGTCGACCGCGCACTGGTTCGACCAGCGGCGCACACAGGAAGTCCTCGGCTGGAGGCCCCGAATCAGCGTCGAAGAGGGCCTGGAGATACTCGCCGCGCATTACGCCTGA
- a CDS encoding acetate--CoA ligase yields the protein MDNHPQNPTPSYDDVVNRIATDPEGYWLEQAASLIDWVTEPTRAVDDSNAPIYRWFPDGGLNVCFNAIDRHVEAGRGEQAAIIYDSPVTDTVRTITYAELLDEVSRFARALSDRGVTKGDRVIIYMPMIPEAAVAMLACARLGAIHSVVFGGFAPNELAVRIDDTAPKAVISTSCGVEKSRVLEYKPMLDEAIDIAKSKPEFTVIVQRDEHRCELGETDVDYAHLLEQTPEGIDPVTVKATDELYVLYTSGTTGKPKGIVRDSGGYAVAGAFSMPAVFGLHPGDTMFTASDVGWVVGHTYIVYAPLIAGVTSVLYEGKPVGTPDAGAFFRAIEEHRVNVHFTAPTAMRVVRKEDPNGELMKKYDLTSLRAEFLAGERLDPDTFEWTTKTLAEATGRDIPVVDNWWQTETGWPITANPLGLTRFPLKAGSSTKPVPGFQVEILDPGGQPVPAGVEGLVVIKLPLPPGTMATVWGDDSRFISSYLAAFDGYYLTGDSGYIDEDGYVFVMGRTDDVINVAGHRLSTGIIEAVVASHPAVAEAAVIGVNDEVKGQIPRALVVLGDSAEAADPDTVIDELVGLVRKEIGPVAAFKRVDIVPGLPKTRSGKILRKTMREIADGVENPAVPSTIEDRSVLDDLGAVLARR from the coding sequence ATGGACAATCATCCGCAGAACCCCACGCCAAGCTACGACGATGTCGTGAATCGCATCGCGACCGATCCCGAAGGCTACTGGCTCGAACAAGCCGCGAGCCTCATCGACTGGGTCACCGAACCCACACGGGCCGTCGACGATTCGAATGCCCCGATCTACCGGTGGTTCCCCGACGGCGGGCTCAACGTCTGCTTCAACGCGATCGACCGCCATGTCGAAGCCGGCCGTGGCGAGCAGGCCGCCATCATCTACGACTCGCCGGTCACCGACACCGTCCGGACCATCACCTACGCCGAGCTGCTCGACGAAGTCTCCCGCTTCGCCCGCGCACTCTCAGACAGAGGCGTGACCAAGGGCGACCGTGTCATCATCTATATGCCGATGATCCCCGAGGCGGCCGTGGCCATGCTCGCATGCGCCCGCCTCGGCGCGATCCACTCCGTCGTCTTCGGCGGGTTCGCCCCGAACGAACTTGCAGTGCGCATCGACGACACCGCGCCGAAGGCCGTCATCTCCACGTCCTGCGGCGTCGAGAAGTCCCGCGTGCTCGAATACAAGCCGATGCTCGATGAGGCGATCGACATCGCGAAGTCCAAACCGGAGTTCACTGTCATCGTCCAGCGCGACGAGCACCGCTGCGAACTCGGCGAGACCGATGTCGACTACGCGCATCTGCTCGAGCAGACACCTGAGGGCATCGACCCGGTCACCGTGAAAGCTACCGACGAGCTCTACGTCCTCTACACCTCGGGAACGACCGGCAAGCCCAAAGGCATCGTCCGCGATTCCGGCGGCTACGCCGTGGCCGGCGCGTTCTCGATGCCGGCCGTCTTCGGCCTCCACCCCGGTGACACGATGTTCACCGCCTCGGACGTCGGCTGGGTCGTCGGGCACACGTACATCGTCTACGCACCGCTGATTGCCGGCGTCACCTCGGTGCTCTATGAGGGCAAGCCGGTGGGCACCCCGGATGCCGGTGCCTTCTTCCGCGCCATCGAAGAACACAGGGTCAACGTTCACTTCACCGCACCGACGGCCATGCGCGTCGTGCGCAAGGAGGACCCGAACGGTGAGCTGATGAAGAAGTACGACCTAACGAGCCTGCGCGCGGAGTTCCTCGCCGGGGAGCGACTCGACCCGGATACCTTCGAATGGACGACGAAGACCCTCGCCGAGGCGACCGGCCGTGACATTCCCGTCGTCGACAACTGGTGGCAGACGGAGACCGGCTGGCCGATCACGGCGAATCCGCTCGGTCTCACTCGGTTCCCCCTCAAGGCCGGGTCCTCAACGAAGCCCGTCCCCGGTTTCCAGGTCGAAATCCTCGATCCCGGCGGCCAGCCCGTTCCCGCAGGTGTCGAGGGACTCGTCGTCATCAAGCTGCCGCTGCCTCCGGGAACCATGGCCACGGTGTGGGGCGATGATTCACGGTTCATCTCCTCGTATCTGGCCGCTTTCGACGGCTACTACCTCACGGGAGACTCCGGCTATATCGATGAGGACGGCTACGTCTTCGTCATGGGCCGCACTGACGATGTCATCAACGTCGCCGGCCATCGCCTGTCGACCGGGATCATCGAGGCCGTCGTCGCTTCCCACCCGGCAGTGGCCGAAGCCGCGGTCATCGGTGTCAATGACGAGGTGAAGGGTCAGATCCCGCGCGCCCTCGTCGTGCTCGGTGATTCCGCCGAGGCGGCCGATCCGGATACCGTCATCGACGAACTCGTGGGCTTGGTGCGCAAGGAGATCGGCCCGGTCGCCGCGTTCAAACGCGTCGACATCGTTCCGGGTCTGCCGAAGACCCGCTCGGGGAAGATCCTGCGCAAGACCATGCGCGAGATCGCCGACGGAGTCGAGAACCCGGCAGTGCCGTCGACGATCGAAGACCGCTCGGTCCTCGACGACCTCGGTGCCGTGCTCGCCCGCCGCTGA
- a CDS encoding MarR family winged helix-turn-helix transcriptional regulator, which yields MSTNDDIQAIAEALIRLQWRRGPGGPRGFGPFGGFGGPGGPGEHADRHGFGGPRHSEDFPFGGRRHPGGPFAGRGRALLRLLTSLIQAGTALGVSALGDAIGVDQPRASRLVTQGVELGLLRREADPDDARRTLIALTDKGRAITDRFRGAQLESVDQALSSFTEEERAQLARLLTRLAEAWPK from the coding sequence ATGAGCACGAACGATGACATTCAGGCGATCGCCGAGGCACTCATCCGCCTGCAGTGGCGGCGCGGACCCGGCGGACCTCGCGGCTTCGGGCCCTTCGGCGGCTTCGGCGGTCCCGGCGGCCCCGGCGAACACGCTGACCGTCATGGCTTCGGCGGCCCCCGCCACTCCGAGGACTTCCCTTTCGGCGGTCGCCGCCATCCCGGCGGTCCGTTCGCCGGCCGAGGGCGGGCTCTGCTGCGCCTGCTCACCTCTCTCATCCAGGCGGGGACGGCGTTGGGGGTGAGCGCCCTCGGCGATGCGATCGGCGTCGACCAGCCGCGGGCCTCACGTTTGGTCACTCAGGGAGTCGAGCTCGGCCTTCTCCGCCGGGAGGCCGACCCCGACGATGCTCGGCGCACGCTCATCGCGCTCACGGACAAGGGCCGGGCGATCACCGACAGGTTTCGCGGAGCTCAGCTGGAGAGCGTCGATCAGGCTCTGAGCAGCTTCACCGAGGAGGAACGCGCACAGCTGGCCAGACTGCTCACCCGGCTGGCCGAGGCCTGGCCGAAGTAG
- a CDS encoding SRPBCC family protein, translating into MSEQTPDVSVFDSIDPALKVVTAETEIAAPAEAVFELIADPHRQPEWDGNDNLGSAVDGQRVRGTGTSFITTLTKGVDRENHIVDFAEGRRIAWKPSEVGGEPFGQKWVWEIEAAGQGTCRVRHTYDWTELRDPQRLPRAQSTTESNLVASLDRLKALAES; encoded by the coding sequence ATGTCAGAACAGACCCCCGACGTCTCCGTCTTCGACTCGATCGACCCAGCGCTCAAGGTCGTCACTGCTGAGACCGAGATCGCAGCACCCGCCGAGGCGGTGTTCGAACTCATCGCCGACCCGCACCGCCAGCCGGAATGGGATGGCAACGACAACCTCGGGTCTGCGGTCGACGGCCAGCGGGTGCGCGGAACCGGCACGTCATTCATCACGACACTGACCAAGGGGGTCGATCGCGAGAACCACATCGTCGACTTCGCCGAAGGCCGCCGCATCGCCTGGAAGCCCTCCGAGGTCGGGGGAGAGCCCTTCGGGCAGAAGTGGGTCTGGGAGATCGAAGCGGCAGGTCAGGGGACGTGCCGCGTGCGCCATACCTACGACTGGACCGAACTGCGCGACCCGCAGCGACTGCCGCGTGCGCAGTCGACCACAGAGTCGAACCTGGTCGCCTCGCTCGACCGGCTCAAGGCGCTCGCCGAGAGCTGA
- a CDS encoding LssY C-terminal domain-containing protein — protein MTSGGETDRSGAAGEVLGKKRRLKQPFIYRRHHFTPTGVLDYLFFLFGGAASTWLALLILLQGFSLGWWQVLTLLVFWGVVSYLALPRLHRILSQIYVPNYFIGRTRTSDGLLGDPVNLAWRGEEAQIHHAMRAGGWILADGITPASTWEIIRSTVTKRSYPQAPVSPLLLFGRRQDFAYQQEVDGDPGQRHHVRFWKCPRGWLLPGGHQADWLAAGTYDKAVGISLFTLQFTHKIEENTDVERDHIVDTVTGADRSITVERIRDFSTGYHSRNGGGDSIVTDGHLPIMDVSDVAADEADHPERLELAFDATRIYAESHSVSDLTKTLWRRRPLQTVVGAALVLVLLIFQAWDVIGMLLDWNGLRTEVTGYSSDIASLSDDTATRIVAGVLIGVSLLIGCLQVIASAAVFRGSNRARLWILTLSTISVIVSMTNYFTGDRDLATNMYALMTIAMQVAVLLSLSSDSSRMFTRFSTAALRAERQDRGLED, from the coding sequence ATGACTTCAGGCGGGGAGACGGACCGTTCGGGGGCCGCGGGTGAGGTCCTCGGGAAGAAACGACGGCTGAAACAGCCGTTCATCTACCGTCGCCACCACTTCACTCCGACCGGGGTCCTCGACTATCTGTTCTTCCTCTTCGGCGGCGCGGCCTCGACCTGGCTGGCCCTGCTCATTCTGCTCCAAGGCTTCAGCCTCGGGTGGTGGCAGGTCCTCACCCTGCTCGTGTTCTGGGGCGTCGTGTCCTACCTGGCGTTGCCGCGGCTGCACCGCATCCTCTCGCAGATCTACGTGCCGAACTACTTCATCGGGCGCACACGGACCTCGGACGGTCTGCTCGGTGACCCCGTCAACCTCGCATGGCGCGGTGAAGAAGCGCAGATCCACCATGCGATGAGGGCAGGGGGCTGGATCCTCGCCGACGGCATCACGCCGGCGTCGACGTGGGAGATCATCCGATCGACGGTGACGAAGCGCAGCTACCCGCAGGCACCGGTGTCGCCGCTGCTGCTGTTCGGCAGGCGACAGGACTTCGCCTATCAGCAGGAAGTCGACGGGGATCCTGGACAGCGTCACCATGTGCGGTTCTGGAAATGCCCCCGCGGATGGCTGCTGCCCGGCGGACATCAGGCGGATTGGCTGGCCGCGGGAACCTACGACAAGGCCGTGGGCATCTCACTGTTCACCCTCCAGTTCACCCACAAGATCGAAGAGAACACCGACGTCGAACGCGACCACATCGTCGACACCGTGACGGGAGCCGATCGGTCGATCACGGTGGAGCGGATCCGGGACTTCTCGACCGGGTACCACTCTCGCAACGGCGGCGGGGATTCGATCGTCACCGACGGGCATCTGCCCATCATGGACGTCTCCGATGTGGCGGCCGACGAGGCGGACCACCCTGAGCGTCTCGAACTGGCCTTCGATGCCACTCGTATCTACGCCGAATCGCACTCCGTATCCGATCTGACGAAGACGCTGTGGCGGCGACGGCCGCTGCAGACGGTCGTCGGTGCCGCTCTGGTGCTTGTGCTGCTCATCTTCCAGGCGTGGGACGTCATCGGCATGCTCCTCGACTGGAACGGGCTGCGCACCGAAGTCACCGGCTACAGCTCGGACATCGCCTCCCTCAGCGACGATACGGCCACGCGCATCGTCGCGGGAGTGCTCATCGGGGTCAGCCTGCTCATCGGATGTCTGCAGGTGATCGCCTCGGCGGCGGTGTTCCGCGGCAGCAACCGGGCACGACTGTGGATCCTCACCCTCTCCACGATCTCCGTGATCGTGTCGATGACGAACTACTTCACCGGAGACCGGGACCTCGCAACGAACATGTACGCGCTGATGACGATTGCCATGCAGGTGGCCGTGCTGCTGTCGCTGTCGAGCGATTCCTCCCGGATGTTCACCCGCTTCAGCACCGCCGCACTGCGGGCCGAGAGGCAGGACCGAGGTCTCGAGGACTGA